In Anser cygnoides isolate HZ-2024a breed goose chromosome Z, Taihu_goose_T2T_genome, whole genome shotgun sequence, a genomic segment contains:
- the LOC125181574 gene encoding maestro heat-like repeat-containing protein family member 7, with translation MGQGKSCEAPEDAQKGTEDLALAGLLLVAPRILVAEKDGRSPADSLGETHLLQEDAASAASSRPLEGKDKEACDYFWAFLTGTQKEEDSKLKFLASICTLCGARLEGRYLPDGKLGAEKMMQLPKSSSAHLRAVIFLGWQAAYAITERSKENLAVLSQHLGPCINTICSLAPERERGKLDASVYAQILKSLDSVLEVLVCASPGYTASTLEIILQALLPFTESQKAAVRRCAVGRIARLSEVLVPASLVQDLSRHRAGTVNLCPFQTKPVPLLGQLMGCLTLCCAEEDHDISCASAEALHAIHRIMMVRQSYMMTPAHPKLRLEEECPSTFLPKETANEMTVFGSFLLPIERRAFILTVLEGMTQPRVADTKVVARVLDVITDSQMEEVPWVMQIIHDCLVSVSKESLLDSLNRTLFQITSLDPEHAVQGLLEAFPWCDRVATAMWQTMVSEPRVAEDVLRSLLMQRTGPEHDGFGPQHSCVRSWAVTSAMHKIFQLPSSKGVAQSLFHKFYVAVLFQISFTHECTLQDFSMSSSQTGERMWPPGSFLRTAVMTMRALFQHLKGAALVEDIQTQGGWDMLLSPETFHTGVAVLTRALRSKAPLYCASMFEEAVTGLCQRRKHKEIVAMAVFTELLDCVDFEQHIDDCILNLLQSHMHSQSLVLRRMAVTSLVVLSTRPKTAVTLQGLLPEVMQQLQDADGDISMKALTVLRNALRLADGQVAGPIALQLPERLLPLFENESSCVRELSILLCKDAMEVAEGTHETEMKKQVQSTLLPLFFHLHDQNQCVAQASREALLGAAKLLKWKQLRNLLETAQPQRVGKCLLLRHSSRVDDYLCQSLPYLWSPQEPLQEAAVRFIGLAGQHLVDGREEKLKNIIEALRSTEGYSSPSVSSLVAETILVLRAPSEFSLQALRYRLRRVWERRPRVPRAGWLCCCSCAQR, from the exons ATGGGACAAGGCAAGAGTTGTGAGGCTCCTGAAGATGCCCAAAAGGGCACTGAAGATCTTGCCCTGGCAGGGCTGCTATTAGTTGCCCCCAGGATCCTGGTGGCTGAGAAGGATGGCAGGTCTCCTGCCGATTCTCTGGGGGAAACCCATCTGCTCCAGGAGG atgctgcttctgctgcctccagcaggcCGCTGGAGGGCAAGGACAAGGAAGCCTGTGACTACTTCTGGGCGTTTCTCACTGGCACCCAAAAG GAAGAGGACTCGAAGCTGAAGTTTCTGGCCTCGATCTGCACCCTCTGCGGCGCCAGGCTGGAGGGGAGGTACCTGCCCGATGGCAAACTGGGAGCGGAGAAGATG ATGCAACTGCCTAAGTCATCCTCTGCCCACCTGCGCGCCGTGATATTCCTGGGCTGGCAAGCTGCGTACGCCATCACTGAAAGGAG CAAAGAGAACCTAGCAGTGCTGTCACAGCACCTCGGCCCCTGCATCAACACCATCTGCTCTCTTgctccagagagggagaggggcaAGTTGGATGCTTCAGTTTATGCTCAG ATTCTGAAATCTCTGGACAGCGTGCTGGAAGTGCTGGTGTGTGCTTCGCCAGGCTACACTGCCTCCACCCTGGAGATCATCTTGCAG GCCCTGCTGCCcttcacagaatcccagaaagCGGCAGTGCGTCGGTGTGCCGTGGGGAGGATTGCCAGACTGAGCGAGGTCCTGGTCCCCGCTTCTCTGGTGCAG GACTTGTCCAGACACAGAGCGGGCACGGTCAACCTTTGCCCCTTCCAGACGAAGCCTGTGCCACTCCTGGGGCAGCTGATGGGGTGCCTCACCCTGTGCTGTGCCGAGGAGGACCACGACATCAGCTGCGCGTCTGCAGAGGCTCTGCACGCCATCCACAGGATCATGATGGTGCGACAGA GCTACATGATGACACCTGCCCATCCAAAGCTCAGGCTGGAGGAGGAATGCCCAAGCACCTTCCTGCCCAAGGAGACTGCTAACGAGATGACG GTATTTGGcagcttcctcctccccatCGAGAGGAGGGCCTTCATCCTCACCGTCTTGGAGGGCATGACACAGCCCAGGGTCGCTGACACAAAGGTGGTTGCCCGTGTGTTGGATGTGATCACAGACTCACAGATGGAGGAG GTGCCATGGGTCATGCAGATCATCCACGACTGCCTGGTGTCGGTCAGCAAGGAGTCACTCCTGGACAGCCTGAACAGGACCCTTTTCCAGATCACCTCCTTGGACCCTGAGCATGCGGTCCAGGGCCTGCTGGAGGCCTTCCCGTGGTGCGATAG GGTTGCCACGGCCATGTGGCAGACGATGGTCTCCGAGCCCCGCGTTGCAGAGGACGTGCTGAGAAGCCTGCTGATGCAACGCACAGGGCCTGAGCACGATGGCTTCGGCCCACAGCACAGCTGCGTCCGCTCCTGGGCT GTAACCAGTGCCATGCACAAGATCTTCCAGCTGCCCTCCAGCAAAGGCGTTGCGCAGTCCCTGTTCCACAAGTTCTACGTTGCCGTGCTCTTCCAGATCTCCTTCACCCACGAGTGCACGCTGCAGGACTTCAGCATGAGCAGCAGTCAGACGGGGGAGCGCATGTGGCCCCCGGGCAGCTTTCTCAG GACTGCTGTGATGACCATGAGAGCGCTTTTCCAACACCTGAAGGGTGCCGCTTTGGTTGAAGACATCCAGACGCAGGGTGGCTGGGACATGCTTTTAAGCCCTGAGACCTTCCACACAGGTGTCGCTGTGCTGACTAG GGCTCTGCGAAGCAAAGCGCCGCTCTACTGCGCCTCGATGTTTGAAGAGGCAGTCACGGGTCTCTGCCAGAGACGGAAGCACAAGGAGATCGTCGCCATGGCTGTCTTCACGGAG TTGCTGGACTGCGTCGACTTTGAGCAGCACATCGACGACTGCATCCTGAACCTTCTTCAGTCACACATGCACAGTCAGTCCTTGGTGCTGCGTAGGATGGCGGTCACAAGCCTCGTCGTGCTGTCTACGAGACCCAAGACA GCAGTAACTCTGCAAGGCCTGCTGCCAGAGGTCATGCAGCAACTGCAGGATGCCGACGGCGACATCAGTATGAAGGCCCTGACTGTCCTCCGCAACGCACTCCGCCTGGCAGATGGGCAGGTGGCTGGCCCCATCGCTCTGCAGCTTCCGGAGAGGCTCCTGCCCCTCTTTGAAAAC GAGTCCAGCTGCGTGAGAGAGCTCTCCATCCTTCTCTGCAAGGACGCCATGGAGGTGGCAGAGGGCACCCATGAAACGGAGATGAAGAAGCAAGTGCAGAgcaccctcctccccctcttcttccaCCTGCACGACCAGAACCAGTGTGTGGCTCAG gcctCTCGGGAAGCCCTCCTTGGTGCTGCCAAGCTCCTCAAGTGGAAGCAGCTCAGGAACCTGCTGGAGACAGCGCAGCCACAGAGGGTTGGCAAGTGCCTG ctgctgaggcacagcagcagagtgGATGATTACCTGTGCCAGAGCCTGCCGTACCTGTggagcccccaggagcccctGCAAGAGGCGGCCGTCAGGTTCATTG